In the genome of Chrysemys picta bellii isolate R12L10 chromosome 19, ASM1138683v2, whole genome shotgun sequence, one region contains:
- the LOC101931597 gene encoding fibrinogen-like protein 1-like protein, which translates to MGFQARTSRLQGCLALLAVASMTCFCTTPVQSAEHGGGTSVTSQSGFPRDCSYISRDSPSGIHVIQPAGSPPRVVWCDMDTEGKGWTVVQRNSYNTEITWRESWSTYKYGFGNVQQDYWLGNEYLFLLTRQNAYKVRFVVEDKSNNTHYAEYDIFSVEDEPSGYSLRLGRYSGDGNDYFTTYHSSLGGIHDNMKFSTSDKDQDQASGNCASSYGGWWYDKCQNVLLNGKGYIYWAGFCGSGQCKSSTILVKPADLC; encoded by the exons ATGG GGTTCCAGGCCAGGACGAGCCGTCTCCAGGGATGCCTTGCCCTCCTGGCTGTGGCCTCAATGACTTGTTTCTGCACAACCCCTGTCCAGAGCGCTGAGCATGGGGGTGGCACGAGTGTCACTTCCCAAAGTG GGTTCCCCAGAGACTGCAGCTACATTTCCAGGGACAGCCCCAGTGGGatccatgtcatccagccggctggctctccccctcgagtggtgtggtgtgacatggacaccgaaggcaaaggctggaccgttgtccagagaaattcttacaacacagagatcacctggagggagtcctggagcacctacaagtacggctttgggaacgtgcagcaggattactggctgggcaacgagtacctgttcctgctcacgcggcagaatgcctacaaggtccgctttgtcgtggaggacaaatccaacaacacccaCTACGCAGAGTAtgacatcttcagtgtcgaggatgagcccagcgggtactcgctgaggctgggcaggtactctggggatgGCAATGACTATTTTACCACCTACCACTCCagcctggggggcatacacgacaacatgaagttcagcacaagtgacaaggatcaggaccaggccagtgggaattgcgcaagtagctatggaggttggtggtacgacaagtgtcaaaacgtcctgctcaatgggaaaggctacatctactgggcaggaTTTTGTGGTTCCGGACAGTGCAAATCCTCCACCATTCTGGTTAAACCAGCAGACCTGTGTTGa